Proteins found in one Zea mays cultivar B73 chromosome 1, Zm-B73-REFERENCE-NAM-5.0, whole genome shotgun sequence genomic segment:
- the LOC100277204 gene encoding uncharacterized protein LOC100277204 — MSRGSKLRWLWRAPARALGRARDLYVRGLTGCARHVPSDAAFGYPVFVPAPLSRSHSAVGWGAGSSEADEDLREVVRAASQRRVEQRRAELQAVARSQSMAASLSMARIDEDAPCDFGAPGALCPRSQSCVGDAAGRRPHRRGHGKVAALL; from the coding sequence ATGAGCCGGGGGAGCAAGCTCCGGTGGCTGTGGCGCGCGCCGGCGCGGGCGCTGGGGCGGGCGCGGGACCTGTACGTGCGGGGGCTGACGGGGTGCGCGCGCCACGTCCCCTCCGACGCCGCGTTCGGGTACCCCGTGTTCGTGCCGGCGCCGCTGTCCAGGAGCCACAGCGCCGTCGGCTGGGGCGCCGGGTCGTCCGAGGCCGACGAGGACCTGCGCGAGGTGGTCCGCGCCGCGTCGCAGCGCCGCGTGGAGCAGCGCCGCGCCGAGCTGCAGGCCGTGGCCCGGAGCCAGAGcatggccgcctcgctctccatgGCGCGCATCGACGAGGACGCGCCGTGCGACTTCGGGGCGCCCGGGGCGCTGTGCCCGAGGAGCCAGAGCTGTGTCGGCGACGCCGCGGGGAGGAGGCCCCACCGCCGCGGCCACGGGAAGGTGGCGGCCTTGCTCTGA